A stretch of the Arachis stenosperma cultivar V10309 chromosome 6, arast.V10309.gnm1.PFL2, whole genome shotgun sequence genome encodes the following:
- the LOC130933904 gene encoding uncharacterized protein LOC130933904 yields the protein MVANNQYFFAHQRNCQPSQRRGVMELEGVDTLLAQNKIMQEQIQQQFEQMAKKIDSLQVTAVNTSQPSTKWGQNEENQEDQQQEQPQYVHNQSSGQNEVYGDIYNPSWKNHPNIRWGDNHTQNQQPWQRNSNQNNSRNNQNHNQQNTNPNPYRKPQNNHSNSSYCPPNNQTTNQNTHHQPSTPHNQPQTSQDTQRISNLETLIEKMMKHQETMMEKLMKNQEMARQDQKVARKDQEAARKDQATTSKNQEASIKNLERHMEQMAKRITDASPSATQDHPRDKGKATKWEECKAIIVESEKKAINQEEHNREVPQKETEERSEEDQKIKNAKSSKRDKDILETQLQEKKERMPVYAKFMKEVLTKKKSLKEGQIVEMTKECSAILQRELPEKKDDPGSFYIPCTIGDITIEKSFCDLGASINLMPLSLMRKLRICELKSTRILLQMADKSIQQAVGVVENVLVKVGKFLLPADFVILDMEEDPNTPIILGRPFLATGRALIDVEKGELLLRVHDEHLAFHVFKTPHEPTQEEEYTEDKARDQSLKEVVNELAPRLPNPCLKEVEMVQQTKEIKEELDPKLPDEKFNISDKEPPRQGVKKAWRKFDTRRKG from the exons atggtggccaacaaccaatacttcTTCGCTCATCAAAGAAActgccaaccatcacaaaggagaggagtaatggagctagaaggagtTGACACCCtcctagctcaaaacaagataaTGCAggagcagattcaacaacaatttgagcagaTGGCTAAAAAGATTGATAGCCTGCAAGTTACAGCAGTGAatacaagccaaccatcaaccaaatgggggcaaaatgaagaaaacCAAGAAGATCAGCAGCAGGAACAACCTCAATATGTGCATAACCAAAGCTCCGGCcaaaatgaagtctatggtgacaTCTACAATCCATCCTGGAAGAACCATCCAAACATAAGATGGGGAGATAACCACACTCAAAATCAGCAACCATGGCAACGAAATtcaaaccaaaacaactcaagaaacaaccaaaatcacaaccagCAAAATACTAACCCCAATCCATAtagaaaaccccaaaacaaccactcaaattCTAGCTACTGtccacccaataaccaaaccactaaccaaaacacccaCCATCAACCTTCAACACCCCACAACCAGCCACAAACATCACAAGACACTCAAAGGATCTCCAACTTGGAGACATTGATAGAAAAGATGATGAAGCACCAAGAGACaatgatggagaaactcatgaaaaatcaagagatggcAAGACAAGATCAAAAAGTAGCAAGAAAAGATCAAGAAGCAGCAAGAAAAGATCAAGCCACAACAAGCAAAAACCAAGAAGCTTCAATCAAAAATCTCGAGAGGCATATGGAACAAATGGCTAAACGAATTACAGATGCATCCCCAAGTGCCACTCAAGACCACCcaagggacaaaggaaaagcTACAAAGTGGGAGGAGTGTAAAGCAATCATAGTGGAAAGTGAGAAGAAAGCCATTAATCAGGAAGAACACAACAGAGAAGTTCCACAAAAAGAGACAGAAGAGAGAAGTGAAGAGGATCAGAAAATCAAGAATGCAAAAAGCTCAAAGAGAGATAAGGACATTCTTGAAacacaactacaagagaagaaggaaagg atgccagTGTATGCCAAATTTATGAAGGAAGTGCTGACAAAGAAAAAGTCCCTAAAAGAAGGACaaattgttgagatgacaaaggaatgtagtgctattCTCCAAAGAGAGTTaccagagaagaaagatgatcctgggAGTTTTTATATACCTTGCACTATAGGAGACATAACAATTGAAAAGTCATTTTGTGAccttggtgcaagcataaacttgatgcctttgtctctaatgaggAAACTTCGAATTTGTGAGCTGAAATCCACACGAATACTCCTTcaaatggctgacaaatccaTCCAGCAAGCAGTTGGAGTTGTAGAGAATGTGCtggtaaaagtgggaaaatttcttctcccagctgattttgtcaTTCTGGATATGGAGGAGGACCCTAACACCCCCATCATCCTAGGGAGGCCTTTTCTTGCTACGGGCAGAGCACTGATAGATGTTGAAAAAGGGGAATTGTTgctgagagtgcatgatgagcacctAGCATTCCATGTGTTTAAAACCCCACATGAGCCCACTCAAGAAGAAGAGTATACGGAGGATAAGGCCAGAGATCAAAGTTTGAAGGAGGTAGTCAATGAGTTAGCTCCAAGACTTCCAAATCCATGCTTGAAAGAAGTAGAGATGGTGCAACAGACCAAAGAAATCAAGGAGGAACTAGATCCAAAACTTCCAGATGAGAAATTCAACATCTCAGATAAGGAACCACCAAGGCAGGGA gtgaagaaagcttggagaaagttTGATACAAGAAGGAAGggctag